A DNA window from Argopecten irradians isolate NY chromosome 10, Ai_NY, whole genome shotgun sequence contains the following coding sequences:
- the LOC138333174 gene encoding mucin-21-like, with protein MKTFYSNNYHRLAAILVLIFLDTVASQTSEDTMTPTNLGPINSTNPTPRSTDLKHQTDFYRNEYVSPNTTVNHDDTHINSYKGEITTSSDIILSSPITPLKSSPISSTSSSSDMTSLLAVTKDIDSIPVTQITSAIPMTTNQGERSNVSATTEGKSMVTTQGVISVDKRTTPNLNNVPNITTSVDVNDVNKSANSIISDVDVGPNVSTDTNISEVTTDLTSTVNKGDAHKFTTSINIASTTDSQIVKSKSTGNGQIVKKTTPESKTTSDNKTATTKDKTTLQDSRIVKTTTPGDKTTTSEVKTTTSEVKTITSEVKTTTSEDKTTTFDDKTTTSEDKTVTTKDKTTLQDSGIVKTTTPGDKTTTSEVKTTTSEVKTTTSEDKTTTSEDKTTTSEDKTTTPGHKTVTTKDKITLQDSGIEKTTTIPKDKTSTEDKTTLEDSGKFKTTTPKDKATTSKDKTTKDKTTTTKDQTTLGDNGLAKTTMHEDNGKVKTTTPVVDRISNPTLPELSTASKTTSSKTRPSQTTNPEIGTNQTTTSKSTIPEVRASKSTAVIHLTSITSSTQKPNDSEIASFGSISTTSTSANTLSSSAGASNGSSAGRHNSSAGIITKTESNSLTTTGLAEQKTTVGHASNTEQTNITASTTMSALDSVTTKMTVNNTRTVTIETTTKPTNASQSNNQASTEEIPNGMDVQIQHQMGDDDDDTYWPIAIAVTVGVPVIIVFAVTITVLNRKRKLEKAHNAALSGYITPPTEYDA; from the exons GTGGCTAGTCAAACAAGCGAGGACACAATGACACCCACAAATCTCGGTCCTATAAACTCGACTAATCCTACACCACGGTCAACAGACCTAAAACACCAGACGGACTTCTATAGAAATGAATATGTGTCACCCAATACGACAGTGAACCATGATGACACACATATCAACTCttataaaggggagataactacgtCATCAGATATAATATTAAGTTCTCCTATAACACCACTTAAATCATCACCTATATCATCTACATCGTCGTCTTCAGACATGACGTCACTACTAGCTGTTACTAAAGATATAGACAGCATTCCGGTAACACAAATTACGTCAGCAATACCAATGACAACAAACCAAGGTGAAAGGTCAAATGTTTCTGCTACAACGGAAGGTAAAAGTATGGTAACTACACAGGGGGTTATAAGTGTGGATAAACGTACCACACCAAATTTGAATAATGTGCCAAATATAACCACCTCAGTGGATGTAAATGATGTTAATAAATCTGCAAACTCTATCATCTCAGATGTTGATGTTGGACCAAACGTTTCGACCGACACAAATATATCGGAAGTGACAACTGATTTAACATCGACAGTAAACAAAGGTGATGCGCACAAATTCACAACTTCTATCAATATTGCTTCAACTACAGACAGTCAGatagtaaaatcaaaatcaacaGGAAATGGTCAAATAGTCAAAAAAACAACACCAGAAAGCAAAACAACATCAGACAACAAAACCGCAACAACAAAGGACAAAACAACGTTACAGGATAGTAGAATAGTGAAAACAACAACACCAGGAgacaaaacaacaacatcagaagtcaaaacaacaacatcagaagtcaaaacaataacatcagaagtcaaaacaacaacatcagaagacaaaacaacaacatttgatgacaaaacaacaacatcagaAGACAAAACAGTAACAACAAAGGACAAAACAACGTTACAGGATAGTGGAATAGTGAAAACAACAACACCAGGAgacaaaacaacaacatccgaagtcaaaacaacaacatcagaagtcaaaacaacaacatctgaagacaaaacaacaacatcagaAGACAAAACAACAACATCTGAAGACAAAACAACAACACCAGGACACAAAACAGTAACAACAAAGGACAAAATAACGTTACAGGATAGTGGaatagaaaaaacaacaacaatcccAAAAGACAAAACATCAACAGAAGACAAAACAACGTTAGAGGATAGTGGTAAATTCAAAACAACAACACCAAAAGACAAAGCAACAACATCAAAagacaaaacaacaaaagacaaaacaacaacaacaaaagacCAAACGACACTAGGAGATAACGGACTAGCTAAAACTACAATGCATGAAGACAACGgaaaagtaaaaacaacaacaccagTAGTCGATAGAATAAGCAATCCTACATTGCCGGAACTCAGTACAGCAAGCAAAACAACTTCATCGAAAACCAGACCAAGTCAAACAACTAATCCCGAAATCGGAACAAACCAGACGACGACTTCGAAATCGACGATTCCGGAAGTTAGAGCAAGCAAATCAACAGCAGTAATTCACTTGACATCGATAACGAGTAGTACACAAAAACCAAATGACAGTGAGATCGCGAGCTTTGGTTCCATTTCTACCACTTCCACTTCCGCCAACACATTATCGTCTTCTGCTGGGGCAAGTAACGGAAGTTCCGCGGGAAGACACAATTCGTCAGCTGGCATAATTACAAAAACCGAGAGCAATTCTTTAACGACTACTGGACTAGCAGAACAGAAGACAACAGTTGGACACGCTAGCAATACGGAGCAAACAAACATAACAGCTTCTACCACAATGTCGGCCTTAGACAGCGTCACAACAAAAATGACAGTAAATAATACCAGAACCGTAACAATTGAGACTACTACTAAACCTACCAATGCTTCACAAAGTAACAACCAGGCGTCAACGGAGGAGATCCCCAATGGTATGGATGTCCAGATACAACACCAAATGGGCGACGATGATGACGACACGTACTGGCCAATCGCCATCGCCGTTACAGTTGGCGTTCCTGTCATAATCGTCTTCGCAGTCACCATCACTGTCCTGAACCGCAAGAG GAAACTAGAGAAGGCCCACAATGCAGCGCTGTCTGGATACATTACGCCACCTACCGAGTACGACGCGTGA